Proteins encoded in a region of the Candidatus Deferrimicrobium sp. genome:
- a CDS encoding SDR family NAD(P)-dependent oxidoreductase — protein sequence MSDFLNLEGRIAVVTGGARGIGLAITRALIDHGVRVHVFDVAPGKGDDAAQYTFHQADIADSASVSKAAAALPPGISLLVNNAGITRDRSAVNMSDDEWDSVLSVNLTGAFHMIRGLAPAMRKAGYGRIVNITSINGIRGKFGQANYCASKAGLIGLTKTLARELGPKGITVNAVAPGMVMTEMALALPPEFIDKAKAEAVLPELATPGDIAKTVLFLLSDAARMITGEVIRVDAGQYI from the coding sequence ATGAGCGATTTCCTCAACCTGGAGGGACGGATCGCGGTCGTGACCGGCGGCGCCCGGGGGATCGGGCTCGCGATCACCCGCGCCCTGATCGATCACGGCGTCCGCGTGCACGTGTTCGACGTCGCCCCCGGGAAGGGGGACGACGCGGCGCAGTACACGTTTCACCAGGCCGACATCGCCGACTCCGCCAGCGTGTCGAAGGCGGCGGCTGCGCTTCCCCCCGGCATCTCCCTGCTGGTCAACAACGCCGGGATCACCCGCGACCGCAGCGCGGTCAACATGAGTGATGACGAGTGGGATTCGGTCCTGTCGGTCAACCTGACGGGGGCGTTCCACATGATCCGCGGGCTGGCGCCCGCGATGCGGAAGGCCGGCTACGGACGAATCGTCAACATCACCTCGATCAACGGGATCCGCGGGAAGTTCGGCCAGGCGAACTACTGCGCGTCCAAGGCGGGCCTGATCGGGCTGACGAAGACCCTGGCGAGGGAACTGGGTCCCAAGGGGATCACGGTCAACGCCGTCGCCCCCGGCATGGTCATGACCGAGATGGCGCTGGCGCTTCCGCCGGAGTTCATCGACAAGGCGAAGGCGGAGGCCGTGCTGCCGGAGCTGGCGACACCCGGCGACATCGCGAAGACGGTCCTGTTCCTCCTGTCCGACGCGGCCCGCATGATCACCGGCGAAGTGATCCGGGTCGACGCCGGGCAATACATCTGA
- a CDS encoding amidohydrolase family protein has product MRIDFHVHMGVYSFHNPWVTEWMKETHPEGYEEYIRKYDDPGAFEELLAAEGVDYACVLAELSHATTGLCTNEQVRDFCRGRRRLIPFCDVSPNLYTDLGGELRRKVEDEGFRGVKLYPSYQQYYPNEQRMYPLYQAAQDLGIPALFHIGSSVFRGTRMKYCDPLHLDDVAVDFPELNLVMAHAGRGFWYDRAFFLAKLHANVYLEISGLPPSKLMTYFPELGRLTEKVIFGSDWPGMPWIRRNMEAIAKLPLSEEGVEKILGGNAARLLRL; this is encoded by the coding sequence ATGCGGATCGATTTCCATGTCCATATGGGGGTGTACTCCTTCCATAATCCCTGGGTGACGGAGTGGATGAAGGAGACGCATCCCGAGGGATACGAGGAGTACATCCGGAAGTACGACGATCCCGGAGCCTTCGAGGAGCTGCTGGCGGCCGAGGGGGTGGACTACGCCTGCGTCCTGGCCGAGCTGAGCCATGCCACCACGGGGCTCTGCACGAACGAGCAGGTGCGCGATTTCTGCCGGGGACGGCGACGGCTGATCCCCTTTTGCGATGTCAGCCCCAACCTGTACACCGATCTCGGAGGCGAGCTGCGGCGAAAGGTGGAGGACGAGGGTTTCCGCGGGGTGAAGCTCTATCCCTCGTACCAGCAGTACTATCCGAACGAACAGCGGATGTACCCGCTGTACCAGGCGGCGCAGGATCTGGGGATCCCCGCCCTCTTCCACATCGGATCGTCGGTGTTCCGCGGGACCCGGATGAAGTATTGCGACCCGCTGCATCTCGACGACGTGGCGGTCGATTTCCCGGAGCTGAACCTGGTGATGGCGCACGCCGGCCGGGGGTTCTGGTACGACCGCGCCTTCTTCCTCGCGAAGCTGCACGCGAACGTCTACCTGGAAATCTCCGGGTTGCCCCCGTCGAAGCTGATGACCTATTTTCCGGAACTGGGCCGTCTCACGGAGAAGGTGATCTTCGGCAGCGACTGGCCGGGAATGCCGTGGATCCGGCGCAACATGGAAGCGATCGCGAAATTGCCGTTATCGGAGGAAGGGGTCGAGAAGATCCTCGGCGGCAACGCCGCCAGGCTGCTGCGTCTCTAA
- a CDS encoding Rrf2 family transcriptional regulator — protein sequence MKLNKGSLFALFAVLELAGNGDRQLSTTDIAEKYGISTHHLAKVMRNLVHSGLVQAVRGVGGGYRFAGNVRRTTLLDVIELFEKLESELDMPNHGNPAGEPIVAELRSITREIDDLTKAILDTITLETALKGTRLRREAATAGSPH from the coding sequence TTGAAGCTGAACAAGGGATCCCTGTTCGCCCTCTTCGCCGTGCTCGAACTGGCGGGAAACGGCGACCGGCAGCTCTCGACCACCGACATCGCCGAGAAGTACGGGATTTCCACGCACCACCTCGCGAAGGTGATGCGCAACCTGGTGCACTCGGGGCTGGTTCAGGCGGTGCGCGGCGTCGGCGGAGGGTACCGGTTCGCGGGGAACGTCCGCCGGACGACGCTGCTGGACGTGATCGAGCTGTTCGAGAAGCTCGAATCCGAGCTCGACATGCCGAATCACGGGAACCCAGCGGGCGAACCGATCGTCGCGGAGCTTCGCAGCATCACCAGGGAGATCGACGACCTCACGAAGGCGATCCTCGACACGATCACGCTGGAAACGGCGTTGAAAGGCACCCGCCTGCGCAGGGAAGCCGCCACGGCCGGGTCTCCCCACTAG
- a CDS encoding GNAT family N-acetyltransferase: MKDPIVIRNAVPTDLDAIIAIDDVGPKEEKPAYWRGIFAHYGSGEKKDRIFLAAEAGGDIVGFIAGEVRAWEFGSAPCGWVFALAVSPKMRGAGIAKRMFDEICRRLKGAGVTTVRTMVDRNNKVTLSFFRSRGLRSGRYIELEREID; the protein is encoded by the coding sequence ATGAAAGATCCAATCGTCATCCGGAACGCGGTTCCCACCGACCTCGACGCGATCATCGCGATCGACGACGTCGGCCCCAAGGAAGAGAAACCCGCCTACTGGCGCGGGATCTTCGCGCATTACGGGAGCGGCGAGAAGAAGGACCGGATCTTCCTGGCCGCGGAAGCCGGGGGGGATATCGTGGGGTTCATCGCCGGGGAAGTGCGCGCCTGGGAGTTCGGTTCGGCCCCGTGCGGCTGGGTCTTCGCGCTGGCCGTCTCCCCGAAGATGCGAGGGGCGGGGATCGCGAAGCGGATGTTCGACGAGATCTGCCGACGCCTGAAGGGGGCCGGGGTCACCACGGTGCGGACGATGGTGGACCGGAACAACAAGGTAACGTTGTCGTTCTTCCGGAGCCGGGGGCTGCGCTCGGGCCGGTATATCGAACTGGAACGGGAGATCGATTGA
- a CDS encoding ABC transporter substrate-binding protein, giving the protein MRKGVLFLAVFLSAFCMVGSGDAGDTIKVGFVDTYTGPATTFTNDVLDGFKMATEKINAKGGVLGKKITYVTRDDKFKPDIGLTMAKELILKENVDLLVGTINSATALAVSDLCKKEKIPFIVTFSKSDKITGEKGHRYVFGMNENTEMAGRATARALSKKKFVKYWIAGDDYEYGHAIANGVFNHLKTLNPKVQLLGQSWWKVGETDFTPYITQILAAKPDFVIVATGGGGMVNFQKAAQSTGFNKKVPFYQHTAIELSTLSPQGQNAPEGVYGTANYLFYFPDTKENKAFVEEFRKAYNRYPKSGALYGYMTAQFIAKSFEKAGKVDREKFIDAMEGMTLPSPVGNMEMRACDHQVTLPMFFGVTKKSPKYDFLIAGDIVSVPGKDYMPSCAEIAKVRAK; this is encoded by the coding sequence ATGAGAAAAGGCGTGCTGTTTCTGGCGGTGTTCCTGTCGGCGTTCTGCATGGTGGGATCGGGCGATGCCGGTGACACCATCAAGGTCGGGTTCGTCGACACGTACACCGGACCGGCGACGACCTTCACCAACGACGTCCTCGACGGGTTCAAGATGGCGACGGAGAAGATCAACGCGAAGGGCGGGGTGCTCGGAAAGAAGATCACGTACGTGACCCGCGACGACAAGTTCAAGCCGGACATCGGGCTGACGATGGCGAAGGAGCTCATCCTCAAGGAGAACGTCGACCTTCTGGTCGGGACGATCAACAGCGCGACGGCCCTCGCGGTGTCCGATCTGTGCAAGAAGGAGAAGATCCCCTTCATCGTGACGTTCTCGAAGAGCGACAAGATCACCGGAGAGAAGGGGCACCGGTACGTGTTCGGGATGAACGAGAACACGGAGATGGCCGGCCGCGCCACGGCGAGAGCGCTCTCGAAGAAGAAGTTCGTGAAGTACTGGATCGCCGGCGACGACTACGAATACGGCCACGCGATCGCGAACGGCGTCTTCAATCATCTGAAGACGCTGAACCCGAAGGTGCAGCTGCTCGGCCAGTCGTGGTGGAAGGTGGGGGAGACCGACTTCACCCCTTACATCACCCAGATCCTCGCGGCGAAGCCGGACTTCGTGATCGTCGCGACCGGCGGCGGCGGGATGGTCAATTTCCAGAAGGCGGCGCAATCGACGGGGTTCAACAAGAAGGTCCCCTTCTACCAGCACACGGCGATCGAGCTCTCGACACTTAGCCCTCAGGGGCAGAACGCACCGGAAGGCGTGTACGGAACGGCGAACTACCTCTTCTATTTCCCCGACACGAAGGAGAACAAGGCGTTCGTCGAGGAGTTCCGGAAGGCGTATAACCGTTATCCGAAGAGCGGCGCCCTGTACGGGTACATGACCGCGCAGTTCATCGCGAAATCGTTCGAGAAGGCCGGGAAGGTCGACCGCGAGAAGTTCATCGACGCCATGGAGGGGATGACGCTTCCCAGTCCGGTCGGCAACATGGAGATGCGGGCGTGCGACCACCAGGTCACGCTTCCGATGTTCTTCGGCGTCACGAAGAAGTCTCCGAAGTACGACTTCCTGATCGCGGGCGACATCGTTTCGGTCCCGGGAAAGGATTACATGCCTTCCTGCGCGGAGATCGCGAAGGTCCGGGCGAAGTAG
- a CDS encoding branched-chain amino acid ABC transporter permease produces MDFAANLFSTGTLSQILVGLSRTTILFIVSSGMSLILGVLRIPNVAHGSLYMIGAFAAWSVIQFLGGGLFAFLAAMIVAPLVVAAVGFVLERGFFSYLYEREHLMLLLLTFAFMLILGDLVKIVWGPEYRSVTVPAFFQGSAEIFGLPLPWYNLFLLLVGPCIAVFLWLVINRTDLGKLARAAAVDGEMVGAVGINVGWIFAFTFVLGSFLAGLGGALIAPMVNISLGMDHSLIMETFLIVIIGGLGNMWGALLGSLIFGLTQSLGILIWPQFGIAFPYLAVVAVLVVRPRGLLSSTW; encoded by the coding sequence ATGGATTTCGCGGCGAACCTTTTTTCCACCGGGACGCTGTCCCAGATCCTCGTGGGGCTCAGCCGGACGACGATCCTGTTCATCGTGTCGTCCGGCATGAGCCTCATCCTCGGCGTGCTCCGGATCCCGAACGTGGCGCACGGCTCGCTGTACATGATCGGCGCCTTCGCGGCCTGGTCGGTGATCCAGTTCCTGGGGGGAGGCCTGTTCGCCTTCCTCGCGGCGATGATCGTCGCCCCGCTGGTCGTCGCCGCGGTCGGATTCGTCCTGGAGCGGGGATTCTTCTCCTACCTCTATGAGCGGGAGCACCTGATGCTCCTGCTCCTCACCTTCGCCTTCATGCTCATCCTCGGGGACCTGGTGAAAATCGTCTGGGGGCCGGAATACCGTTCCGTCACGGTGCCGGCCTTCTTCCAGGGATCCGCGGAGATCTTCGGGCTGCCGCTCCCGTGGTACAACCTCTTCCTTCTCCTCGTCGGACCGTGCATCGCGGTCTTCCTCTGGCTCGTCATCAACAGGACGGACCTGGGGAAGCTCGCCCGCGCGGCCGCGGTCGACGGCGAGATGGTGGGCGCCGTCGGGATCAACGTGGGGTGGATCTTCGCGTTCACCTTCGTGCTCGGCTCCTTTCTCGCCGGGCTGGGCGGCGCGCTCATCGCCCCGATGGTCAACATCTCGCTCGGCATGGATCATTCGCTGATCATGGAGACGTTCCTCATCGTCATCATCGGCGGTCTCGGGAACATGTGGGGAGCGCTCCTCGGTTCGCTCATCTTCGGGCTCACGCAGTCCCTCGGAATCCTCATCTGGCCCCAGTTCGGGATCGCATTTCCCTATCTCGCCGTCGTCGCCGTCCTCGTCGTCCGGCCGAGAGGGCTCCTGAGCTCGACGTGGTGA
- a CDS encoding branched-chain amino acid ABC transporter permease: MRRSAAPVLLLLLLATLLALPQVLPRFHTYVAAIVLLTALLATSLNLAIGYTGLYQFGHAVFYGVGAYGTALMLTRSGLPAPVAFLVGPLAAAALSLVMGLICIRLSKLYFGMLQISLGSLVWAVVYRWYSFTGGDDGIHGIPLPDMIASPKGSYCYTLIVTALCVFAMYRIVRSPFGKVIQGIRDNPVRAAAIGVDVRLHQLAVLVIAGFFGGVAGSLFVVVENSVFPDMMFWTFSLEVLIMCLLGGMYTFFGPFVGASAIVLLRVFASVHTPYWSLLLGTILTLVIIFLPDGVLGVFARRSIPKEDPGA; the protein is encoded by the coding sequence ATGAGGCGATCGGCCGCGCCGGTCCTCCTGCTCCTCCTGCTGGCCACGCTCCTGGCGCTGCCGCAGGTTCTCCCGCGGTTCCACACCTATGTCGCGGCGATCGTCCTGCTCACCGCCCTGCTGGCTACGAGCCTCAACCTTGCCATCGGATACACCGGCCTTTACCAGTTCGGTCACGCGGTGTTCTACGGTGTCGGCGCCTACGGGACGGCCCTGATGCTGACGCGGAGCGGGTTGCCCGCCCCGGTCGCGTTCCTCGTCGGGCCGCTCGCCGCCGCGGCCTTGAGCCTGGTGATGGGCCTGATCTGCATCCGCCTTTCGAAGCTCTACTTCGGGATGCTGCAGATCTCCCTCGGATCCCTCGTCTGGGCCGTCGTCTACCGCTGGTACTCCTTCACCGGCGGCGACGACGGTATCCACGGCATTCCGCTTCCCGACATGATCGCCTCGCCGAAAGGCTCCTACTGCTACACCCTGATCGTGACGGCGCTCTGCGTTTTCGCGATGTACCGGATCGTCCGGTCCCCCTTCGGGAAGGTGATCCAGGGAATCCGGGACAATCCCGTCCGGGCCGCGGCGATCGGCGTCGACGTGAGGCTGCACCAGCTGGCGGTCCTCGTGATCGCCGGGTTTTTCGGCGGGGTGGCCGGTTCGCTGTTCGTCGTCGTCGAAAACTCGGTCTTTCCGGACATGATGTTCTGGACCTTCTCGCTCGAGGTGCTGATCATGTGCCTGCTGGGGGGGATGTACACGTTCTTCGGGCCGTTCGTCGGCGCCTCCGCCATCGTTCTGCTCCGGGTCTTCGCGAGCGTCCACACCCCGTACTGGTCCCTCCTCCTCGGCACGATTCTCACGCTCGTGATCATCTTCCTCCCCGATGGCGTGCTCGGGGTGTTCGCCCGCCGCTCCATTCCGAAGGAGGACCCCGGTGCTTAG
- a CDS encoding ABC transporter ATP-binding protein, protein MLRVESVVKSFGGFKAVDGANLHVDAGEIVAVIGPNGAGKTTLFHLLTGHLSPDSGRILFKGKEIGGLPPHVICRRGITRSFQVVNIFPRLSVFENVQIAVLSRERKTFRIFTPVEGMAEEEVHRILRSVGLFDQRNFESDLLSHGDKKVLEIAVALSGNPELLILDEPTAGMAPEETERCIRLIRKLSEESGLTILFCEHDIALVFEIANRIMVMVRGATVVQGSGEEVRRNSEAQSAYLGESGEC, encoded by the coding sequence GTGCTTAGGGTGGAATCGGTCGTCAAGTCCTTCGGCGGCTTCAAGGCGGTCGACGGGGCGAACCTTCACGTGGACGCGGGCGAGATCGTGGCCGTCATCGGCCCGAACGGCGCGGGGAAGACGACGCTGTTCCACCTCCTCACGGGGCACCTTTCCCCCGACTCGGGGCGGATCCTGTTCAAGGGAAAGGAGATCGGCGGGCTTCCCCCCCACGTCATCTGCCGGAGGGGGATCACCCGCTCCTTCCAGGTGGTGAACATCTTTCCGCGCCTCTCGGTCTTCGAGAACGTCCAGATCGCGGTCCTGTCGCGCGAACGGAAGACGTTCCGGATCTTTACGCCGGTGGAGGGGATGGCGGAGGAGGAAGTCCACCGGATCCTGCGGAGCGTGGGCCTGTTCGACCAACGGAACTTCGAAAGCGACCTGCTCTCCCACGGGGACAAGAAGGTCCTCGAGATCGCCGTCGCGCTGAGCGGAAACCCCGAACTGCTCATCCTCGACGAGCCGACCGCCGGGATGGCGCCGGAGGAGACGGAACGGTGCATCCGCCTGATCCGGAAGCTTTCCGAGGAGTCGGGGTTGACGATCCTGTTCTGCGAGCACGACATCGCGCTCGTGTTCGAGATCGCGAACCGGATCATGGTGATGGTGCGGGGCGCGACCGTGGTGCAGGGGAGCGGCGAGGAGGTCCGGCGCAACAGCGAGGCCCAGAGCGCCTACCTCGGAGAGAGCGGCGAATGCTAG
- a CDS encoding ABC transporter ATP-binding protein, with protein sequence MLDVREIDTYYGQSHILFDVSLSLRQGEIVGLLGRNGAGKTTTMKSVGGMLRPKKGTILFEGEDVTGRKPFQLVRRGICYVPDDRRIFSDLTVDDNLGIVYRRTREWDRERVYDLFPALREIAGRRAGVLSGGEKAMLSVGRALMSGPKLLLLDEPTEGLAPLIVRSLEEQILRLSEAGISILLSEQNLKSSLALIDRAYIIDNGRIRYQGTAKELENNEEIQRMHLMI encoded by the coding sequence ATGCTAGATGTCCGGGAGATCGATACCTATTACGGCCAGAGCCACATCCTGTTCGACGTCTCCCTGTCGCTGCGGCAGGGAGAGATCGTCGGCCTGCTCGGACGCAACGGCGCGGGGAAGACGACGACGATGAAGAGCGTCGGCGGCATGCTCCGGCCGAAAAAGGGGACCATCCTCTTCGAAGGGGAGGACGTGACGGGCCGGAAGCCGTTTCAGTTGGTCCGCCGCGGCATCTGCTACGTGCCCGACGACCGGAGGATCTTTTCCGACCTCACCGTCGACGACAATCTCGGCATCGTCTACCGGAGGACCCGCGAATGGGACCGGGAGAGGGTGTACGACCTGTTCCCGGCGCTCCGGGAGATCGCCGGCCGCCGGGCGGGGGTCTTGAGCGGAGGCGAAAAAGCGATGCTGTCGGTGGGGCGGGCGCTCATGAGCGGCCCGAAGCTGCTCCTGCTCGACGAGCCGACGGAAGGTCTCGCGCCGCTGATCGTCCGGTCGCTCGAGGAGCAGATCCTGCGGCTTTCGGAGGCGGGGATCAGCATCCTCCTCTCGGAGCAGAACCTGAAATCGTCGCTCGCCCTCATCGACCGCGCCTACATCATCGACAACGGCAGGATCCGCTACCAGGGGACGGCGAAGGAGCTCGAGAACAACGAAGAGATCCAGCGGATGCACCTGATGATCTGA
- a CDS encoding MFS transporter, translated as MIVFAGMLCILACLGFGRFALGMLLPSMAATLHLSYSQMGFISTANFLGYLASVLVSAHWAGRIGSRRLIFLALLTVAVSMALVSRATNFLSVLLLYMITGVGSGATNVPVMGLVAAWFSSAKRGRAAGFIVIGSGFAIMIAGRLIPFLNRWIGPEGWRTSWLILSGLVVLIAFAAVAMLRDGPEEKGLAPVGADESAAPADPGPEKTEMNIYRKGIIYYLGAIYFLFGYTYVIYATFVVTTLVRERGFSESLAGNFWMVVGFLSLFSGPVFGTLSDRIGRKAGLMIVFSLQAVSYLLIATRLPGMFLYLSIVFFGIVAWSIPSIMAAAIGDYVGPKKSAAAIGFVTFIFGLGQISGPAVAGVLAERTGSFSSSFYMAAAFAGAAIALSGFLRKPQTA; from the coding sequence GTGATCGTCTTCGCGGGGATGCTCTGCATCCTCGCCTGTCTCGGCTTCGGCCGCTTCGCGCTCGGGATGCTGCTCCCCTCGATGGCGGCGACGCTTCACCTGTCGTACTCCCAGATGGGGTTCATCAGCACGGCCAATTTCCTCGGGTACCTCGCCTCCGTCCTCGTGAGCGCCCACTGGGCGGGCCGGATCGGCTCCCGCAGGCTCATCTTCCTCGCGCTGCTGACGGTCGCCGTCTCCATGGCCCTGGTGAGCAGGGCGACCAATTTCCTGTCGGTCCTCCTCCTCTACATGATCACGGGCGTCGGGAGCGGCGCCACCAACGTCCCGGTGATGGGCCTGGTCGCCGCCTGGTTTTCGAGCGCCAAGCGGGGGCGCGCCGCCGGCTTCATCGTGATCGGCAGCGGGTTCGCGATCATGATCGCCGGCCGCCTGATCCCGTTCCTCAACCGGTGGATCGGGCCCGAGGGGTGGCGCACCAGCTGGCTCATCCTCAGCGGCCTCGTGGTGCTGATCGCCTTCGCCGCCGTCGCCATGCTCCGGGACGGCCCGGAGGAGAAGGGCCTTGCCCCCGTCGGCGCCGACGAAAGCGCGGCCCCCGCCGACCCCGGTCCGGAGAAGACAGAGATGAACATCTACCGGAAGGGGATCATCTACTACCTCGGCGCGATCTACTTCCTGTTCGGCTACACCTACGTGATCTACGCGACCTTCGTCGTAACGACGCTGGTCCGAGAGAGAGGGTTCTCGGAGAGCCTCGCAGGGAATTTCTGGATGGTGGTCGGGTTCCTGAGCCTGTTCTCGGGGCCCGTCTTCGGTACGCTGTCGGACCGGATCGGGCGGAAGGCGGGGTTGATGATCGTCTTTTCCCTGCAGGCGGTCTCCTACCTTCTCATCGCCACGAGGCTGCCCGGGATGTTCCTGTACCTGTCGATCGTCTTTTTCGGCATCGTGGCGTGGAGCATTCCCTCGATCATGGCGGCGGCGATCGGCGATTACGTCGGGCCGAAAAAATCCGCGGCCGCCATCGGCTTCGTCACGTTCATCTTCGGTCTGGGGCAGATCTCGGGGCCCGCCGTCGCCGGGGTGCTGGCGGAACGGACGGGCTCCTTTTCCAGCTCCTTCTACATGGCCGCCGCGTTCGCCGGCGCCGCGATCGCGCTCAGCGGGTTCCTGCGGAAGCCCCAAACGGCCTGA
- a CDS encoding ABC transporter substrate-binding protein — protein MKEKKGMVALAVLLGVFLSGTFALAAEPIKIGAIFSVTGPASFLGAPEARTLEMLVAETNAKGGVLGHKIELIIKDSGASPEKAFSFAKQLIEEDKVFAIIGPSTSGETMKIKGVAEAGKTILLSCAAAEDIVNPVAKWVFKTPQKDSDAVIKIFQEMKKMKISRIGVLSGNDGFGNAGKGQIEKLAPKYGITIAANEVYDAKASDLTAEVTKIKAADVQAIINWSVVPAQAIVIKNARQIGIKVPIFQSHGFGNIKYVQAAGAAAEGVLFPAGRLLVADVLPKSNPQKALLVKYAKDYQSTYKEEPSTFGGHAYDAYTILLKAIEQAKGTDKEAVRTAIEHLKGFVGTGGIFNFSPTDHNGLNVDAFEMLTVKNGKFTLAH, from the coding sequence ATGAAGGAAAAGAAGGGGATGGTGGCATTGGCGGTTCTGTTGGGGGTCTTTCTTTCGGGGACGTTCGCCCTGGCGGCGGAACCGATCAAGATCGGCGCGATCTTTTCGGTGACGGGACCGGCGTCGTTCCTCGGGGCGCCCGAAGCGAGGACCCTCGAGATGCTCGTCGCGGAGACGAACGCGAAGGGCGGCGTCCTGGGGCACAAGATCGAGCTGATCATCAAGGATTCCGGCGCCAGCCCGGAGAAGGCCTTTTCCTTCGCCAAGCAGCTGATCGAGGAAGACAAGGTGTTCGCGATCATCGGTCCCTCGACGAGCGGCGAGACGATGAAGATCAAGGGCGTCGCCGAGGCGGGGAAGACCATCCTCCTGTCCTGCGCCGCGGCCGAGGATATCGTCAACCCCGTGGCGAAGTGGGTGTTCAAGACCCCCCAGAAGGACAGTGACGCGGTCATCAAGATCTTCCAGGAGATGAAGAAGATGAAGATCTCCAGGATCGGCGTCCTTTCCGGCAACGACGGCTTCGGGAACGCCGGGAAGGGGCAGATCGAGAAGCTCGCGCCGAAGTACGGCATCACGATCGCCGCCAACGAGGTGTACGACGCCAAGGCGAGCGACCTGACGGCCGAGGTGACCAAGATCAAGGCCGCCGACGTCCAGGCGATCATCAACTGGTCGGTCGTGCCCGCGCAGGCGATCGTGATCAAGAACGCGCGCCAGATCGGGATCAAGGTGCCCATCTTCCAGAGCCACGGGTTCGGGAACATCAAGTACGTCCAGGCCGCGGGCGCGGCGGCGGAAGGGGTGCTGTTCCCGGCCGGGCGGCTCCTGGTCGCCGATGTGCTCCCGAAGAGCAACCCCCAGAAGGCGCTCCTCGTCAAGTACGCGAAAGATTACCAGTCCACGTACAAGGAGGAGCCGAGCACCTTCGGCGGTCACGCCTACGACGCCTACACCATCCTCCTGAAGGCGATCGAGCAGGCGAAGGGCACGGACAAGGAGGCGGTCCGTACCGCCATCGAGCACCTGAAGGGCTTTGTCGGGACGGGGGGCATCTTCAACTTCTCTCCGACCGACCACAACGGCCTCAACGTCGACGCTTTCGAGATGCTGACCGTGAAGAACGGGAAGTTCACCCTCGCACATTAA
- a CDS encoding branched-chain amino acid ABC transporter permease, with protein sequence MTYGTIYAIVAIGFNIIYNATGIINFAQGEFVMLGGMTAVTLNQFVPMPLAILLAVVLTMIVGAVIEIVFIRWLYKPSVLRMVIITIGISILIREIALHIWGESVRALPYFTGSSVSSINLGGVFISSQVLWVVGIGGLAVAALTAFFSLTMLGRQMRACAANRDAARLCGIDAKNMVTLSFVLSAAIGAIGGAVVCPITYVQYDSGTPLAIKGFTVAILGGLGNSTAAVGAGMILGILESFSIWVLPTAYKEAISIAILLAILFVRPSGIFGSAEAARLKEF encoded by the coding sequence ATCACGTACGGGACGATCTACGCGATCGTCGCGATCGGGTTCAACATCATCTACAACGCGACCGGGATCATCAACTTCGCGCAGGGCGAGTTCGTGATGCTCGGCGGGATGACCGCCGTCACGCTGAACCAGTTCGTGCCGATGCCGCTGGCGATCCTGCTCGCGGTCGTCCTGACGATGATCGTCGGCGCGGTGATCGAGATCGTCTTCATCCGCTGGCTGTATAAGCCGTCGGTGCTGCGGATGGTCATCATCACCATCGGCATCTCGATCCTGATCCGCGAAATCGCCTTGCACATCTGGGGGGAAAGCGTCCGTGCGCTCCCCTATTTCACCGGTTCGTCGGTGAGCTCCATCAACCTGGGCGGGGTCTTCATCTCGTCGCAGGTCCTCTGGGTGGTCGGCATCGGCGGCCTCGCGGTCGCGGCGCTGACCGCGTTCTTCAGCCTGACGATGCTGGGCCGGCAGATGCGCGCGTGCGCGGCGAACCGGGACGCCGCGCGCCTCTGCGGCATCGACGCGAAAAACATGGTCACCCTCTCGTTCGTGCTCAGCGCCGCGATCGGCGCCATCGGGGGCGCCGTCGTCTGCCCGATCACCTACGTCCAGTACGACAGCGGGACGCCGCTCGCGATCAAGGGGTTCACCGTCGCCATCCTCGGGGGACTCGGAAACAGCACGGCCGCCGTCGGTGCCGGCATGATCCTCGGGATCCTCGAATCCTTCAGCATCTGGGTCCTGCCCACCGCGTACAAGGAGGCGATTTCGATCGCCATTCTGCTCGCGATCCTGTTCGTCAGGCCGAGCGGCATCTTCGGCAGCGCCGAGGCCGCCCGGCTCAAGGAGTTCTGA